In Sulfurisphaera javensis, a single genomic region encodes these proteins:
- the xpf gene encoding 3'-flap repair endonuclease Xpf: MMLRIYADYREKNSGVPDIIKELGALVIFDNLSVGDYIISDNIAIERKSVEDFVSSVFDKRFFDQLRRLSEAYSKPFILIEGDTEKIRKITSKWKAINAALISAIVEFDLRVIYSSNRRESAEIIYKIAEKSSIQAKRSLNLHEKPKFENLREIQLYVVEAFPQIGSKLAERLLERFGSIEKICSASVSELEKVLESRKKAEEIYKVIHTSYSTNKTSNEKNNKTSLLDFLEPK, from the coding sequence TTGATGCTTAGAATTTACGCTGATTATCGTGAAAAGAACAGCGGAGTACCAGATATAATTAAGGAATTAGGTGCATTGGTAATTTTTGATAACCTATCTGTGGGAGACTACATTATATCTGATAACATAGCAATAGAGAGAAAGAGTGTAGAAGATTTTGTTAGTTCAGTTTTTGATAAAAGATTTTTTGACCAACTAAGAAGATTAAGCGAAGCCTATTCTAAACCATTTATTTTAATAGAGGGTGATACTGAAAAAATTAGAAAGATTACCTCAAAATGGAAGGCAATAAATGCAGCTCTAATATCAGCTATAGTGGAATTTGATTTAAGAGTTATCTACTCTAGCAATAGAAGGGAGTCAGCAGAAATTATTTATAAAATTGCTGAGAAAAGTTCTATACAAGCAAAGAGAAGTCTAAATTTACATGAGAAACCTAAATTCGAGAATTTAAGAGAAATACAATTATATGTAGTTGAAGCTTTTCCTCAAATAGGAAGTAAATTAGCTGAAAGGCTATTAGAAAGATTTGGAAGTATAGAAAAGATTTGTAGTGCAAGTGTATCAGAGTTAGAAAAGGTTTTAGAAAGCAGGAAAAAAGCAGAAGAAATATATAAAGTAATTCATACTTCTTATTCTACTAATAAAACTAGTAATGAGAAAAATAACAAGACTTCATTACTTGATTTCCTAGAGCCTAAATGA
- a CDS encoding prefoldin subunit beta, with the protein MTERIPPELQTQLVKLQQLQDQLNRLLTEKNVIDSELREVNKILQELSQLPAGTTVYKIVGNLLVKTDKETIQKELDDRKEILELRSRTYQKQENLLRTQLEDLQKKVNELIAKYYPQSGGAVKA; encoded by the coding sequence ATGACAGAAAGAATTCCTCCTGAATTACAAACACAATTAGTAAAGTTACAACAGTTACAAGATCAGCTTAATAGGCTTTTAACTGAAAAGAATGTTATCGATAGCGAACTTAGAGAAGTTAATAAGATACTTCAAGAATTATCTCAACTACCTGCAGGAACCACTGTATATAAAATAGTAGGCAATTTGTTAGTTAAAACAGACAAAGAGACAATTCAGAAAGAATTGGATGATAGAAAAGAAATATTAGAATTAAGATCTAGAACATATCAAAAACAAGAAAATCTATTGAGAACTCAACTAGAAGATTTACAAAAGAAAGTAAATGAACTCATAGCCAAATATTATCCCCAAAGCGGAGGAGCTGTAAAGGCATAA
- a CDS encoding KEOPS complex subunit Pcc1, whose translation MIEIKILIDANNEEKDIIFNSILLENIDNKSVSINKEKAEIVIRANTLNKGRAIMNSYISWIYTIMETIKKVSKNDRKNSS comes from the coding sequence ATGATAGAAATAAAAATTTTAATTGATGCTAATAATGAGGAAAAAGATATAATATTTAATTCTATATTGCTTGAAAATATTGATAATAAATCGGTTAGTATAAACAAAGAAAAGGCTGAAATTGTGATAAGAGCTAATACATTAAACAAGGGAAGAGCTATAATGAACTCTTATATATCTTGGATATACACAATAATGGAGACAATAAAAAAGGTGAGTAAAAATGACAGAAAGAATTCCTCCTGA
- a CDS encoding Brix domain-containing protein, translating into MLIPHIEVVFTSSRDAPLRVRTFLNELTYIFPNSIKINRGRQSLNEIISKSIYLRAKYLILINIRKGNPGRFKVYDLTNRTVKYNFIIYGVTLLTELKLPRTIIKRGCIGRIEEESIKNMLIDLGYLYLENCDAYANGEYLENSSIYELKFTKDNKILGPIIRFLLYDRNKNFN; encoded by the coding sequence TTGCTTATACCCCATATTGAGGTTGTTTTTACTTCTAGTCGTGATGCGCCTTTAAGAGTTAGAACTTTTTTAAATGAATTAACTTATATTTTTCCTAATTCTATCAAGATAAATAGAGGTAGACAAAGTTTAAATGAAATTATTTCTAAATCAATTTATCTTAGAGCTAAATATTTAATTCTTATTAATATTAGAAAAGGTAACCCTGGAAGATTTAAAGTATACGATTTAACGAATAGAACAGTAAAGTATAATTTCATAATATATGGTGTGACTTTACTTACAGAATTAAAATTACCTAGAACTATTATAAAAAGAGGTTGTATAGGAAGAATTGAAGAAGAATCCATCAAAAATATGCTAATAGATTTAGGATATTTATATCTGGAAAATTGCGATGCTTATGCAAACGGAGAATATTTAGAAAACTCTTCTATATATGAATTGAAATTCACGAAAGATAACAAAATTTTAGGTCCTATTATAAGATTTTTACTGTATGATAGAAATAAAAATTTTAATTGA
- a CDS encoding 50S ribosomal protein L37ae gives MGKVTGIDGRFGARYGSSVRKKWKEIMEKRYQDHQCPVCKTTGKVVRIASGVWYCKKCGAKWAGLAYTPY, from the coding sequence ATGGGAAAAGTCACTGGAATTGATGGCAGGTTTGGCGCTAGATATGGTTCATCTGTTAGGAAAAAATGGAAAGAAATAATGGAAAAAAGATATCAGGATCATCAGTGCCCAGTGTGTAAAACTACTGGTAAAGTAGTAAGAATCGCTTCTGGTGTATGGTATTGTAAAAAGTGTGGTGCTAAGTGGGCAGGACTTGCTTATACCCCATATTGA
- the rrp42 gene encoding exosome complex protein Rrp42 translates to MSITPSNQNIMSLLKKESILNSLERGIRLDGRKNIDYRPLSITLNYAKKAEGSALVKLGDTMVLAGVKLEEEEPFPDTPNQGNLIVNVELLPLAYETFEPGPPDENAIELARVVDRSLRDSKAVDLSRLVIAPGKKVWTAWVDVYVLDYGGNVLDACTLAAVAALYNTKLPKVEIEGENIKILKEEKTDITPINYPVATVTVAKIGKFLVVDPNLDEESIADVKISFSYTPDGRIVGMQKSNFGSLSLQEVDNAESLARAASQKLFEELKKQIIM, encoded by the coding sequence ATGTCCATTACCCCATCTAATCAGAACATTATGTCGTTGCTCAAGAAAGAAAGTATACTAAATTCTTTGGAGAGAGGCATCAGATTAGACGGAAGAAAGAACATTGATTACAGACCTTTGTCAATAACGTTAAATTATGCTAAGAAAGCTGAGGGATCTGCTTTAGTAAAGCTAGGAGATACAATGGTATTAGCAGGGGTTAAGTTAGAAGAAGAAGAACCTTTTCCAGATACTCCTAATCAAGGAAATTTAATTGTAAATGTTGAGCTTCTTCCACTAGCTTATGAAACTTTTGAACCAGGGCCACCAGATGAGAATGCAATTGAACTAGCCAGAGTTGTGGATAGAAGTCTTAGAGATTCTAAAGCTGTAGACCTTTCTAGGTTAGTCATTGCACCAGGTAAAAAAGTTTGGACTGCATGGGTTGATGTTTATGTTTTAGATTATGGCGGAAATGTATTGGATGCTTGTACATTAGCTGCAGTGGCCGCACTATATAATACCAAGCTTCCTAAAGTTGAAATTGAAGGGGAAAATATAAAGATTTTAAAAGAAGAAAAAACAGATATAACTCCAATAAATTATCCAGTAGCAACTGTGACTGTGGCAAAGATTGGAAAATTCTTAGTTGTTGACCCCAACCTTGATGAGGAAAGTATTGCTGATGTAAAGATTTCATTCTCATATACTCCAGATGGAAGAATAGTAGGTATGCAAAAGAGTAACTTTGGTAGTTTAAGCTTGCAAGAGGTTGATAATGCAGAAAGCTTAGCAAGAGCAGCCTCACAAAAATTGTTCGAAGAGCTTAAAAAGCAAATTATTATGTAA
- the rrp41 gene encoding exosome complex exonuclease Rrp41 translates to MIQLQKPKLILDNGLRLDGRRPDEMRPIRIELGVLKNADGSAIFEMGNTKVIAAVYGPKEMHPRHLALPDRAVLRVRYHMTPFSTDERKNPAPSRREIELSKVIREALESTILVELFPRTVIDIFMEVLQADAGTRLVSLMAASMALADAGIPMRDLIAGVAVGKADGVLVLDLNEPEDMWGEADMPIAMMPSLKQVALLQLNGNMTPQEFRQGLEMAQKGIETIYNLEKEAIRSKYAEYKEE, encoded by the coding sequence ATGATTCAACTGCAAAAACCGAAGCTAATACTTGATAACGGACTAAGATTAGACGGAAGAAGACCCGATGAAATGAGACCAATAAGAATAGAATTAGGTGTCTTAAAAAATGCTGACGGTTCTGCAATTTTTGAAATGGGAAACACTAAAGTCATAGCAGCAGTCTATGGACCTAAAGAAATGCATCCTAGACATTTAGCTTTGCCAGATAGAGCAGTTCTTAGAGTTCGTTATCACATGACACCGTTTTCCACAGATGAGAGAAAAAATCCAGCTCCCAGTAGAAGAGAAATTGAGCTTTCAAAGGTAATTAGAGAAGCTTTAGAGTCAACAATTTTAGTAGAGTTATTTCCAAGGACTGTTATAGATATCTTTATGGAGGTACTACAAGCTGATGCTGGAACAAGATTAGTCTCTTTGATGGCTGCATCGATGGCGCTCGCTGATGCTGGTATTCCAATGAGAGATTTAATAGCAGGTGTAGCTGTAGGCAAAGCTGATGGTGTTTTAGTCTTAGATTTAAATGAACCAGAAGATATGTGGGGTGAAGCAGATATGCCAATTGCCATGATGCCATCCTTAAAGCAAGTAGCTTTATTGCAATTAAATGGAAATATGACACCACAAGAGTTTAGACAAGGATTAGAAATGGCCCAAAAAGGTATTGAGACAATATATAACCTTGAAAAGGAAGCAATAAGGAGCAAATACGCAGAATATAAGGAGGAATAA
- the rrp4 gene encoding exosome complex RNA-binding protein Rrp4, protein MSANKIYFEDRSIVTPGDLIAEGDFQIPWSPYYYKIGNKYYSAITGLIEVKENLFEIVPLEGHRYFPKIGDTVIGLVEDIEIYGWILDIKSPYSAYLPASTFLGRPVTPGEDLRRYLNIGDYVIAKIETYDRTINPILSIKGKGLGRIANGIVIDIPPIKVPRVIGKNKSMLDTLTNETGCEILVAQNGRIHANCATKTIEEVLIEAIQIIERESHIKGLTEKIRKFLKEKLGEIKNDSTAKTEANT, encoded by the coding sequence ATGTCTGCTAATAAGATATATTTTGAAGACAGAAGCATAGTGACTCCTGGTGACTTAATAGCAGAAGGAGACTTTCAAATACCTTGGTCACCTTATTATTATAAGATAGGGAATAAATACTACTCAGCAATAACTGGTTTGATAGAAGTTAAAGAAAATTTATTTGAAATAGTTCCTTTAGAAGGACATAGATATTTTCCAAAAATAGGAGATACTGTAATTGGTCTCGTTGAGGATATAGAGATTTATGGATGGATATTAGACATAAAATCTCCTTATTCAGCATACCTTCCTGCGTCAACTTTTCTAGGAAGACCTGTAACGCCAGGGGAAGATTTGCGTAGATATTTAAATATTGGTGACTACGTGATTGCAAAAATAGAAACTTATGATAGAACCATTAACCCAATCCTATCTATTAAAGGAAAAGGACTTGGAAGAATCGCAAATGGCATTGTAATAGATATACCACCTATAAAAGTCCCTAGAGTTATTGGAAAAAATAAGAGTATGTTAGATACTTTAACTAATGAAACCGGGTGCGAAATTTTAGTTGCCCAGAACGGAAGAATTCATGCTAATTGCGCAACTAAGACAATAGAGGAAGTGTTAATTGAGGCTATTCAAATAATAGAAAGAGAATCCCACATTAAAGGTCTAACGGAAAAAATAAGAAAGTTTCTGAAAGAAAAATTGGGTGAGATTAAAAATGATTCAACTGCAAAAACCGAAGCTAATACTTGA
- a CDS encoding ribosome assembly factor SBDS — MTKKEEYVIARYEHGGERFEILVKPKEASELKSGKSISLSDVVVSDEIYKDVKKGLKASPSALKKVFGTTDFEEIARQIILKGEIQVTAEQRKEMIENKKKQIIDYISRNAIDPKTHLPIPRTRIEMAMEQARVQIDPNKDIEGQAMQIIKEITKIIPIKVAKALMEIKVDPKYSARVKSQLHNLGEVKKTNWLGDGTLIAEIEIPAGMQQEVIDKLNSLTKGEVEVKILQVK, encoded by the coding sequence ATGACGAAAAAAGAAGAATATGTTATTGCTAGATATGAGCATGGTGGTGAAAGATTTGAAATACTAGTTAAACCAAAAGAGGCAAGTGAGTTAAAGAGCGGTAAAAGTATAAGTTTATCTGATGTTGTAGTATCTGATGAAATATATAAAGATGTGAAGAAGGGTCTAAAAGCCTCTCCTTCTGCTTTAAAGAAAGTTTTTGGAACTACAGACTTTGAAGAAATTGCACGACAAATAATACTAAAAGGAGAAATCCAAGTTACTGCTGAGCAAAGGAAAGAAATGATAGAGAATAAAAAGAAACAGATAATTGATTACATATCACGAAACGCAATTGATCCTAAGACTCATTTACCTATACCAAGAACTAGAATCGAAATGGCGATGGAACAAGCAAGAGTTCAGATAGATCCAAACAAAGACATTGAAGGACAAGCAATGCAAATAATTAAGGAAATTACAAAAATAATTCCAATTAAGGTTGCTAAAGCGTTAATGGAGATAAAAGTTGATCCAAAGTATAGTGCGAGAGTAAAATCACAACTTCATAACTTAGGCGAAGTAAAGAAGACTAATTGGTTAGGCGATGGAACTTTGATAGCGGAAATAGAAATACCTGCAGGAATGCAACAAGAAGTTATAGATAAGCTTAATTCTTTGACAAAAGGAGAAGTGGAAGTGAAAATACTTCAAGTAAAGTGA
- the psmA gene encoding archaeal proteasome endopeptidase complex subunit alpha, with the protein MAFGPAAMGYDRAITIFSPDGSLYQVDYAFEAVKKGWTTLGVKTKSGVVLIGEKRKATQLLDIDSIEKVFILDDHVGCSFAGLASDGRVLIDYARSQALQHRLIYDEPINIDYLTKVVSDVKQMYTQHGGVRPFGVALIIGGIDRGKVPKLLMTEPSGQFMPYYAVAIGQGGYTATEFFEKNYREDLNMQDTILLGIRALASTLKPGEKLGPSNIEVGYADVDSGMFRKMSFSERAEILQKL; encoded by the coding sequence TTGGCATTCGGACCAGCAGCAATGGGATATGATAGAGCTATAACAATATTCTCACCAGATGGTTCATTGTACCAAGTTGATTACGCCTTTGAGGCGGTCAAAAAGGGTTGGACAACATTAGGTGTAAAAACAAAATCTGGAGTAGTTCTTATAGGAGAAAAAAGGAAAGCAACACAACTACTAGATATTGACAGTATTGAAAAAGTCTTTATCTTAGACGATCACGTAGGATGTAGTTTTGCTGGTTTGGCTTCAGATGGGAGAGTCTTAATAGATTATGCTAGATCACAAGCATTACAACATAGGTTAATTTATGATGAACCAATCAACATTGACTACCTTACAAAGGTAGTTTCTGATGTAAAACAAATGTATACACAACATGGCGGTGTAAGACCTTTTGGCGTAGCCTTAATCATAGGGGGAATTGACAGAGGTAAAGTGCCTAAATTATTAATGACTGAACCAAGTGGTCAATTTATGCCATATTACGCTGTTGCAATAGGTCAGGGAGGATATACTGCAACAGAATTCTTTGAGAAAAACTATAGGGAGGACTTAAACATGCAAGATACCATACTTCTGGGGATTAGAGCGTTAGCATCAACTCTTAAACCAGGAGAAAAACTTGGTCCTTCAAATATTGAAGTTGGTTATGCAGATGTTGATTCTGGTATGTTTAGAAAAATGAGCTTCTCTGAGAGAGCTGAAATTCTACAAAAATTATGA
- a CDS encoding Rpp14/Pop5 family protein, protein MNIFNIIVIIWLSILSVLVIFSYRTKIIYIKKIKNKRDIRTKRYIIFDIISEDNFELKDLENAIRLSVKELGGKLWLDISNPKVILIYENHGIISTNRAGYKIVIASLPLVKNIGNKEILLVPRRTTGSLKRAKRLIGIK, encoded by the coding sequence ATGAACATATTTAACATTATAGTAATCATTTGGCTATCAATTTTAAGCGTCTTAGTAATCTTCTCTTATAGAACTAAAATCATCTATATAAAAAAAATAAAGAATAAAAGAGATATAAGAACTAAAAGATATATAATTTTCGATATAATAAGCGAAGATAACTTCGAGTTAAAAGATCTTGAAAACGCCATTAGATTATCAGTAAAAGAGTTAGGAGGAAAGCTTTGGTTAGATATTTCAAATCCAAAAGTCATTTTGATTTATGAAAATCATGGGATAATATCAACTAATAGAGCTGGATACAAAATAGTTATTGCTAGCTTACCTTTAGTAAAAAATATAGGAAATAAAGAAATTCTTTTAGTTCCAAGAAGGACTACAGGAAGTTTAAAAAGGGCTAAAAGACTAATAGGAATTAAGTGA
- a CDS encoding RNase P p30-like protein has translation MLLEPCVLNSNLYYFLKKVGYDYFLSEDNLMGPRRFSILAKNSKSITNFLKSNPKGFIFVKPMSIDALKYSIINDKITGIILAQDNIHLFKKTMLNLIRQYDKPVEVQLRNFNSYVIRKLVTWSYKWISTPILSSCARTFNEIWPPLSKIDLLVVHGADEEEAIGWIYFLPQKLFSRNEHI, from the coding sequence TTGCTTCTGGAGCCATGCGTTCTTAACTCAAACCTTTATTATTTTCTTAAGAAGGTTGGTTATGATTATTTTTTATCAGAAGATAATCTAATGGGGCCTAGAAGATTTAGTATATTAGCAAAGAACTCAAAGAGTATTACAAATTTTTTAAAATCAAATCCTAAAGGTTTTATTTTCGTAAAACCAATGAGTATTGACGCATTAAAGTATTCTATTATAAACGACAAAATAACTGGAATAATTCTTGCACAAGATAATATTCATTTATTTAAGAAAACTATGCTAAACTTAATTAGACAATATGACAAACCAGTAGAAGTACAACTACGTAATTTTAACTCGTATGTGATAAGGAAACTTGTGACATGGTCGTATAAGTGGATCTCAACCCCAATTTTATCGTCTTGTGCAAGAACCTTTAACGAAATTTGGCCTCCTTTATCTAAAATTGATTTACTTGTTGTACATGGAGCTGATGAAGAAGAGGCTATAGGATGGATTTATTTCTTACCACAAAAGCTATTCTCAAGAAATGAACATATTTAA
- a CDS encoding RNA-binding domain-containing protein, with protein sequence MKLSSLSITIFCHETENRDKIILALSDFFGTLLNSSEIHETKAEGHYGNKIEIIEYRISGKIANEMANKVFNSFDYADLILLLSTLDERMEGNKLHLRIDKQRLIAEKKISLKDGDDIIKIVMSFKGKISDELKEELKRIASGAMRS encoded by the coding sequence ATGAAACTCTCAAGTTTATCTATAACGATATTTTGTCATGAAACAGAGAACAGAGATAAGATAATATTAGCGTTATCAGATTTTTTCGGAACTCTTCTTAATTCATCTGAGATTCATGAGACTAAGGCTGAAGGACATTATGGTAATAAAATAGAAATAATTGAGTACAGAATTTCTGGTAAAATCGCTAATGAGATGGCTAATAAAGTGTTTAACTCTTTTGATTATGCTGATTTAATATTGTTACTTTCTACTTTAGATGAAAGAATGGAAGGGAATAAACTGCATTTAAGAATAGATAAACAAAGGTTAATTGCAGAGAAAAAAATTAGTCTTAAAGATGGTGATGATATAATAAAAATAGTTATGAGTTTTAAAGGGAAAATATCTGATGAACTTAAAGAAGAGCTGAAAAGAATTGCTTCTGGAGCCATGCGTTCTTAA
- a CDS encoding 50S ribosomal protein L15e, with amino-acid sequence MATSMYSYIEQTWQSDEYKKLLRQKLIQWRKEPAIIRLEKPTRLNRARSIGYKAKQGFVVVRVRVRRGGMNKPRPNSGRRPKRMGVYGYSPAKGYRWIAEERAARKFPNLEVLGSYYVGEDGMYKYYEIIMVDPNHPVIKSDPNLKWLQDPANRRRVFRGLTSAGKKARGLLKSRGLKGTVQHKWKKKQKEREQKKRHEASKYYRLQNFDKIPGK; translated from the coding sequence ATGGCAACATCAATGTATAGTTATATAGAACAAACTTGGCAATCTGACGAGTATAAAAAGTTACTTAGACAAAAGTTGATTCAATGGAGAAAAGAGCCAGCTATTATAAGATTAGAGAAACCAACTAGACTTAACCGAGCTAGATCTATAGGGTATAAGGCAAAACAAGGATTTGTAGTTGTAAGGGTTAGAGTAAGAAGAGGAGGAATGAATAAACCGAGACCTAATAGTGGTAGAAGACCAAAAAGAATGGGAGTTTATGGTTATTCCCCAGCTAAAGGCTATAGATGGATAGCTGAAGAAAGAGCTGCCAGAAAGTTCCCTAACTTAGAAGTTCTTGGAAGCTATTATGTAGGAGAAGATGGAATGTATAAGTACTATGAAATCATAATGGTAGATCCAAATCATCCAGTAATTAAATCAGATCCTAATCTTAAATGGTTACAGGATCCAGCAAATAGGAGAAGGGTGTTTAGAGGTCTAACATCAGCTGGAAAGAAAGCAAGAGGATTACTTAAAAGTAGAGGACTTAAAGGAACAGTACAACATAAATGGAAGAAAAAACAGAAAGAGAGGGAACAAAAGAAGAGACACGAAGCTAGTAAGTACTATAGGCTTCAAAACTTTGATAAAATACCAGGGAAATGA
- a CDS encoding redox-regulated ATPase YchF: MITIGLIGKTNVGKSTFFSAATLIDVPIANRPFVTIEPNVGIAYVKKKCVHVELGVKCNPRNSICMGDYRFIPVKLVDVAGLIPGAHEGRGLGNKFLDDLRKADVLIHVIDASGSTNEEGVPVPPGNRDPEEDVAFIEKEIEEWFYSIISKDWSKFARTVDLSSKDPIDELLAKLSGLSINKYHIIETLRETKLENLKLMQWTEEDLRMFSKKLREISKPIIIAANKADIPEAKKFIEKMKNKYKYIVPTSAEAELALRKASKAGLIEYIPGEKEFKILKELSGKQKEALDYIKKNVLDIYGSTGVQEALNMAVFGALSMIVVYPVEDEKKLTDHNGNVLPDAILIKKGSTPKDLASVIHSELAKGFLFAINVKKKVRVGEEYELQDGDVIKIVSSTARP; this comes from the coding sequence ATGATAACAATAGGATTAATTGGAAAAACTAATGTAGGCAAAAGTACGTTTTTCTCTGCTGCAACATTAATAGACGTACCTATAGCGAATAGACCCTTCGTTACTATAGAGCCCAACGTAGGCATAGCTTACGTTAAGAAAAAATGTGTTCATGTAGAATTAGGTGTAAAGTGTAATCCAAGAAATTCGATATGTATGGGAGATTATAGATTTATTCCAGTGAAATTAGTGGATGTAGCTGGATTAATCCCTGGAGCACATGAGGGAAGAGGTTTAGGCAATAAGTTTCTAGATGATTTAAGAAAAGCAGATGTTCTTATTCATGTAATTGACGCTAGCGGTTCTACAAATGAAGAAGGTGTACCAGTACCTCCAGGAAATAGAGATCCCGAAGAGGATGTAGCTTTTATAGAAAAGGAAATAGAAGAGTGGTTCTACTCAATTATCAGTAAAGATTGGTCTAAATTTGCGAGAACTGTTGACCTTTCAAGTAAAGATCCAATAGATGAATTGTTAGCAAAACTCTCTGGTTTGTCTATTAATAAATATCATATAATAGAAACACTTAGAGAGACTAAACTAGAAAATTTAAAACTAATGCAATGGACTGAAGAAGATTTAAGAATGTTTTCAAAAAAATTAAGAGAAATTTCAAAGCCAATAATTATTGCAGCAAACAAAGCTGACATTCCGGAGGCCAAGAAGTTTATAGAAAAAATGAAGAATAAATATAAATATATTGTCCCAACCAGTGCTGAAGCCGAATTAGCTCTTAGGAAGGCAAGCAAGGCTGGTTTAATAGAATATATTCCCGGAGAAAAAGAATTTAAGATCCTTAAAGAATTAAGTGGAAAACAAAAGGAGGCATTAGATTATATAAAGAAAAATGTTCTTGATATTTATGGAAGTACTGGAGTACAAGAGGCATTGAATATGGCAGTGTTTGGGGCCTTATCAATGATTGTTGTGTATCCAGTAGAAGACGAGAAAAAGTTAACTGACCATAATGGTAATGTATTGCCGGATGCTATATTAATAAAAAAAGGTTCCACGCCCAAGGATTTAGCTAGTGTGATACATTCAGAGTTAGCTAAAGGATTTCTCTTTGCTATAAACGTGAAGAAAAAAGTGAGAGTAGGTGAAGAGTATGAACTTCAAGATGGCGATGTGATTAAGATTGTATCTTCAACTGCTAGGCCTTGA
- the spn gene encoding bifunctional sugar-1-phosphate nucleotidylyltransferase/acetyltransferase — MKAFIFAAGAGERLEPITHTRPKVFVPILSKPLIKYHIEYLHKCGIKDITIVISPKHKEYFEKHLSNVSFVTQQEDLKGTGAALKSTKFDDEALIIYGDVFIPSEDIICKFLLQKDNAILGVKVENPKEYGVLVTNNEGNLTEIIEKPENPPSNLINGGIYKLSSDIFSYLDKTKVSERGELELTDALTLMAKERTIKVIQYEGFWYDIGRPWNIIDVNKWALDNLEFSKNLGNVEDNVKIKGKAIIEEDVEIKSGTYIEGPVYIGRKSEIGPNSYIRPYTVLTEKVKVGASVEIKESVIMEGSKVPHLSYVGDSVIAEDVNLGAGTLIANLRFDEKDVKVNIKGKRVSSGRKKLGAFIGGHVRTGINVTILPGIKIGAYARIYPGAVVNRDVGYGEFFKA, encoded by the coding sequence ATGAAAGCTTTCATATTTGCAGCTGGCGCTGGAGAAAGATTAGAGCCTATAACACATACTAGACCTAAAGTTTTTGTTCCTATTCTCTCTAAACCTCTTATTAAATATCACATTGAATATTTACATAAATGCGGGATTAAGGATATTACTATAGTTATATCGCCTAAACATAAAGAATATTTTGAAAAACACTTATCTAACGTTAGTTTTGTTACTCAACAAGAAGACTTAAAAGGTACTGGTGCTGCTTTGAAGTCAACAAAGTTTGATGATGAAGCTCTTATAATTTACGGTGATGTATTTATTCCTAGCGAAGATATTATATGTAAATTTTTACTGCAAAAAGATAACGCTATACTAGGAGTAAAAGTAGAGAATCCTAAAGAATATGGAGTCTTAGTTACAAACAATGAGGGAAATCTAACGGAAATAATTGAAAAACCAGAAAATCCGCCTTCAAATCTCATTAATGGGGGAATCTACAAATTGTCTTCAGATATTTTTTCTTATCTAGATAAAACCAAAGTCTCAGAAAGAGGAGAATTAGAACTTACTGACGCATTAACTCTTATGGCAAAAGAGAGAACAATAAAAGTTATACAATATGAAGGCTTTTGGTATGATATTGGTAGACCTTGGAACATTATAGATGTTAATAAATGGGCTTTAGATAACCTAGAATTTAGTAAAAATCTAGGAAACGTGGAAGATAATGTAAAAATTAAAGGAAAAGCCATAATAGAAGAGGATGTTGAGATAAAATCCGGTACATACATAGAAGGACCGGTATATATTGGAAGGAAAAGTGAAATTGGGCCTAATTCTTACATAAGACCTTATACAGTACTCACTGAAAAAGTAAAAGTTGGTGCATCAGTTGAAATTAAGGAAAGCGTGATAATGGAAGGATCTAAAGTACCTCACTTAAGTTATGTAGGTGATTCTGTAATCGCTGAAGATGTAAATCTTGGTGCAGGCACATTAATTGCAAATCTTAGGTTTGATGAGAAAGATGTTAAGGTTAATATAAAGGGAAAAAGAGTTAGCAGTGGAAGGAAAAAATTAGGAGCATTTATTGGAGGTCACGTAAGGACTGGAATTAACGTGACAATTTTGCCCGGGATAAAAATAGGAGCCTATGCAAGAATTTACCCTGGTGCAGTAGTTAATAGAGATGTAGGTTATGGAGAGTTCTTCAAGGCCTAG